A part of Methanobrevibacter sp. genomic DNA contains:
- a CDS encoding sugar phosphate isomerase/epimerase — MKLGFTTLALFMQPNDDIINLAKKHEFEIIEILGEGPFFENENMEYKDCGLDVRIHAATVDINIASLNKGIRNESVRQMIQCGQYCESINANTITVHPGIIGRNEPRLRKAALEFAVESIGEIIDNTNVEVSVENMPVRGKFLGNTVEEIEMIQEATGCSLTIDTGHGNTCGNLEEMLELKNISYCHLNDNDGVKDQHITLGEGTLDLNLLKKIDTAIIELNNFDNILKSKEVIDNL, encoded by the coding sequence ATGAAATTGGGTTTTACAACACTAGCTTTATTCATGCAACCTAACGACGACATCATAAATTTGGCTAAAAAACATGAATTTGAAATTATTGAGATATTGGGAGAAGGTCCATTTTTTGAAAATGAAAATATGGAATATAAAGACTGCGGATTAGATGTTCGCATTCATGCTGCAACAGTTGACATTAACATTGCGAGCCTAAACAAGGGAATAAGGAACGAAAGTGTCCGTCAAATGATTCAATGTGGTCAATACTGTGAAAGTATTAACGCAAATACAATAACTGTTCATCCTGGAATAATCGGTCGGAACGAACCACGTTTAAGAAAAGCGGCACTGGAATTTGCAGTTGAAAGCATTGGAGAAATAATCGACAACACAAATGTTGAGGTTTCAGTGGAAAACATGCCTGTTCGAGGAAAATTTCTAGGAAATACCGTCGAAGAAATCGAAATGATTCAAGAGGCAACAGGCTGTAGTCTAACGATTGATACCGGTCATGGAAATACCTGCGGAAACCTTGAAGAAATGCTTGAGCTAAAAAACATTAGTTATTGTCATTTAAATGATAATGATGGTGTTAAGGATCAGCATATTACCTTGGGTGAAGGCACTCTTGATTTGAACTTGCTAAAAAAAATCGATACTGCCATTATTGAGTTAAATAACTTTGATAACATTTTAAAGAGTAAAGAAGTTATCGACAACTTATAA
- a CDS encoding HAD family hydrolase encodes MKKAVVFDNSGTLIERYRVIKDVLNDYIFTDINSLDLIDQADSLALVVLQFNTNKLLKLDQNTLVSDIIKECEIDFDISFSTKQVSKAEVKDILDNETSTTITDITDGFEILKEKIPHMELCNGSALIVDMDLGVVAYTITSAGKFFPKVFETIETLKSRGIEIFIASGDRKGAINRLANMLDVPEDNAFGTVSTRGKCEVISILKDGGYKVMMVGDGLNDILAFKKADVSVLTIEQQEEVSPKMLDKTDYVIEDIFEVTMIDF; translated from the coding sequence ATGAAAAAGGCAGTCGTATTTGATAACTCAGGAACATTAATAGAAAGGTATAGAGTTATTAAGGATGTGTTGAATGACTATATATTTACAGACATTAACTCTCTAGATTTAATCGATCAAGCTGATTCTCTAGCTTTAGTTGTTTTGCAATTTAATACAAACAAGCTATTGAAATTGGATCAGAATACTCTAGTTTCCGATATTATTAAAGAATGTGAAATTGATTTTGATATTAGCTTCTCAACTAAACAGGTTTCAAAAGCGGAAGTTAAAGATATCTTGGATAATGAAACATCAACTACAATAACCGACATTACCGACGGCTTTGAAATTTTAAAAGAGAAAATTCCCCACATGGAGTTATGCAACGGATCTGCACTGATTGTTGATATGGATTTGGGCGTGGTTGCTTATACCATTACTTCAGCAGGCAAATTTTTCCCAAAGGTTTTCGAAACCATTGAAACTTTAAAATCACGTGGAATCGAAATATTCATCGCTTCAGGAGATAGAAAAGGAGCTATCAATCGACTAGCCAACATGTTGGATGTCCCCGAGGACAACGCTTTCGGCACAGTTTCCACCAGAGGCAAATGTGAAGTAATTTCCATCTTGAAAGACGGCGGTTATAAGGTCATGATGGTTGGGGATGGCCTTAATGATATATTGGCATTTAAAAAAGCCGATGTAAGCGTTCTAACTATCGAACAGCAAGAGGAAGTATCTCCTAAGATGCTGGATAAGACAGATTATGTCATTGAGGATATTTTTGAAGTCACTATGATTGATTTTTGA
- the gatA gene encoding Asp-tRNA(Asn)/Glu-tRNA(Gln) amidotransferase subunit GatA, giving the protein MSVIEKLNSLKSGEITAKENVEGFIKVIDENNETINAFIELNYENALKQAEAIDEKIANGEEVGALAGLVFGIKANINVEDMIISAASKTLEDYIGSYNATVVNEILAEDGIIIGILNMDEFAAGSSTETSYYGPTQNPAAMGRIPGGSSGGCAAAIAAEMCDIAIGSDTGGSIRNPASHCGVVGFKPTYGAVSRQGLLDLSMSLDQIGPLANDVSGIAVALNTIAKYDETECTTLNWEKPDFTEVLEDTSLEGMKIAVCNEFIDVTDDEINKTVNQAIKKLVDAGAELVEVSFDYIDLCLPTYYLINYVEFFSATRKYDGRDYGSRIEEVCGDEVLRRIKIGSHIAEAEFSGKYYKQALKARSVIRGEITSMLENVDLIVGPTVPKLPHEIGQELEPMEMYAYDILTVIANLAGIPAASIKAGEVEGIPVGLQIQAKPLDDLKIIKALSVFENTQ; this is encoded by the coding sequence ATGAGCGTTATTGAAAAGTTAAACTCCCTTAAAAGTGGAGAAATCACAGCTAAAGAAAATGTAGAAGGCTTCATTAAAGTTATTGATGAAAATAATGAAACCATTAATGCATTTATTGAATTAAACTATGAAAATGCATTAAAACAAGCAGAAGCTATAGATGAAAAAATAGCTAATGGCGAAGAAGTTGGTGCTTTAGCCGGTTTGGTATTCGGTATTAAAGCAAACATTAATGTTGAAGATATGATTATTTCTGCAGCTTCCAAAACATTGGAAGATTACATTGGAAGCTATAATGCAACTGTAGTTAATGAAATCTTAGCAGAAGACGGTATAATAATTGGTATTTTAAATATGGACGAATTTGCAGCAGGCAGTTCAACTGAAACTTCCTACTATGGACCTACCCAAAACCCAGCGGCAATGGGCAGAATTCCTGGAGGTTCATCCGGCGGATGTGCTGCTGCAATTGCGGCTGAAATGTGTGATATCGCAATTGGATCCGATACTGGAGGGTCCATAAGAAACCCTGCTTCACACTGCGGAGTAGTCGGGTTCAAGCCTACTTATGGTGCCGTATCAAGACAGGGACTGCTCGACTTATCCATGAGTCTAGACCAAATCGGACCATTAGCTAATGATGTGAGCGGTATTGCAGTTGCCCTGAATACAATCGCAAAATATGATGAAACCGAATGTACAACTCTCAACTGGGAAAAGCCTGATTTTACTGAAGTGCTAGAAGATACTTCCCTAGAAGGTATGAAAATAGCTGTATGTAATGAATTCATAGATGTTACAGATGATGAAATCAACAAAACTGTAAACCAAGCCATTAAAAAACTAGTTGATGCCGGCGCTGAACTTGTAGAAGTTAGCTTTGATTATATTGACCTTTGCCTGCCAACATATTACCTAATCAACTATGTGGAATTCTTCTCAGCTACAAGAAAATACGATGGAAGAGATTACGGATCCAGAATTGAAGAAGTCTGCGGAGACGAAGTGTTAAGGAGAATCAAAATTGGTTCCCATATTGCAGAAGCCGAATTCAGTGGTAAATACTACAAACAAGCTCTAAAAGCAAGGTCTGTAATTAGAGGGGAAATCACTTCCATGCTTGAAAACGTTGATTTGATTGTAGGGCCTACAGTTCCTAAACTCCCTCACGAAATTGGTCAAGAGTTAGAACCGATGGAAATGTATGCTTACGATATATTGACAGTGATTGCTAACCTTGCAGGAATTCCGGCAGCAAGCATTAAAGCTGGTGAAGTTGAAGGTATTCCAGTTGGTTTGCAAATCCAAGCAAAGCCATTGGACGACTTAAAAATTATTAAAGCTTTGAGTGTGTTTGAAAACACACAATAA